From Borrelia sp. RT5S, the proteins below share one genomic window:
- a CDS encoding chemotaxis protein CheD (catalyzes the conversion of glutamine residues to glutamate on methyl-accepting chemotaxis receptors) — MLSHFNFKLKRDVTIIVPGEAFVSSNRVISTILGSCVSVVLHDGVRNVIGVNHYVLVKSESEVASSQKGRYGVYAVPMLIDAMLDSGSLKNNLKAKLFGGANFMAKGAIRVGSENAEFAVSVLAKYGIPVLSKDFDQSRSRKIFAYPENFKVVVEYPDGAKVF, encoded by the coding sequence ATGTTAAGTCACTTTAATTTTAAGTTAAAAAGAGATGTTACGATAATAGTTCCAGGCGAAGCTTTTGTGTCGAGTAATAGGGTTATTTCTACAATACTTGGGTCTTGTGTTTCTGTTGTGCTTCATGATGGGGTGCGTAATGTTATTGGGGTGAATCATTATGTTTTAGTGAAATCGGAATCGGAGGTTGCTTCCTCACAGAAGGGTAGATATGGGGTCTACGCTGTTCCTATGCTAATCGATGCTATGTTAGACAGTGGATCCTTGAAAAATAATCTTAAGGCTAAGCTTTTTGGGGGGGCTAATTTCATGGCAAAGGGAGCTATAAGGGTGGGGTCTGAGAATGCAGAATTTGCAGTTAGTGTGTTGGCCAAGTACGGCATTCCGGTTTTGAGTAAAGATTTTGATCAATCTAGATCTAGGAAGATTTTTGCCTATCCTGAAAACTTTAAGGTCGTGGTGGAATATCCAGATGGGGCCAAGGTTTTTTAA
- a CDS encoding lactate permease LctP family transporter, giving the protein MNSYAFMKALIPIVLIIIGLGILKKPAYFVIPVCLAVTTAMVLFDKNLGITNTSLAILEGAMMGIWPIVIVIIAAIFTYKMSESQNDMRVIKSMLSSVSSDKRIIVLLVAWGFGNFLEGVAGYGTAVAIPVSILIAIGFEPIFACFICLIMNTSSTAYGSVGIPITSLAQSTGLDVKVVSSDIALQLMLPTIVIPFILVMLVGGGIAGIRGIFTLTLLSGLSMAVSQIYVSRALGPELPAVLGSMLSMVITVFYIKFFEKKDTDHTAVKVSVKQGFLACLPYILIVSFIITVSPLFHSINKYLSSFKTVLEVYPGTAPLHFKWITSPGLLILLATILSYSIRGIPLIEQLKVFILTVKKMALSSFVIICIVSISRLMTHSGMIKDIADGISILTGTLYPLFSPLIGALGTFLTGSDTVSNILFGPLQTQIAENISANPYWLAAANTTGATGGKMISPQNITIATTTAGLIGQEGRLLSKTILYALCYIVISGILVYFVIK; this is encoded by the coding sequence ATGAATTCTTACGCTTTCATGAAAGCCTTAATACCAATCGTATTGATAATCATTGGACTTGGAATATTAAAAAAACCAGCTTATTTTGTGATACCAGTATGCTTAGCAGTAACTACTGCAATGGTTTTGTTTGATAAAAATTTAGGAATAACTAACACAAGTCTTGCAATACTTGAGGGAGCAATGATGGGAATATGGCCAATAGTCATTGTGATTATTGCTGCTATCTTCACTTATAAAATGTCTGAAAGCCAAAATGACATGAGAGTTATAAAATCTATGTTATCAAGTGTATCATCTGATAAGCGAATAATTGTTTTACTTGTAGCATGGGGGTTTGGGAATTTTTTAGAGGGCGTTGCGGGTTATGGTACTGCTGTTGCGATTCCAGTCTCAATATTAATAGCAATAGGGTTTGAGCCAATCTTTGCATGTTTTATATGTCTGATTATGAACACATCTTCAACCGCATATGGTTCTGTAGGAATTCCTATCACATCTCTAGCCCAATCGACAGGACTAGATGTTAAGGTGGTATCATCTGATATTGCCTTGCAACTAATGCTGCCAACTATTGTCATACCGTTTATACTAGTAATGCTAGTGGGTGGGGGCATTGCTGGAATTAGGGGTATATTTACGCTCACGCTCCTTTCAGGGCTATCAATGGCAGTATCTCAAATTTATGTATCAAGAGCATTGGGGCCAGAACTTCCTGCTGTACTTGGAAGCATGCTCTCAATGGTTATAACAGTATTTTATATAAAATTTTTCGAAAAAAAAGACACAGATCATACCGCCGTAAAAGTATCAGTAAAACAAGGTTTTCTTGCTTGTCTTCCTTATATTTTAATAGTCTCATTCATAATAACTGTTTCGCCACTTTTCCACAGCATAAATAAATACCTGTCAAGCTTTAAGACTGTTCTTGAAGTTTACCCTGGGACGGCTCCCTTGCACTTTAAATGGATAACCTCGCCAGGATTATTAATTCTTCTTGCAACAATATTGTCCTACTCAATAAGAGGCATTCCTTTGATTGAACAATTAAAAGTATTCATACTTACTGTAAAAAAAATGGCCTTATCTTCATTTGTAATTATTTGTATAGTATCAATATCAAGGCTTATGACACATAGTGGAATGATAAAAGACATCGCAGACGGCATCTCAATTTTAACAGGCACACTTTACCCATTATTTAGCCCCTTAATAGGCGCTCTTGGTACTTTCTTAACAGGTAGTGATACTGTCTCAAACATTTTATTTGGGCCCCTACAAACACAAATTGCAGAAAACATCTCTGCTAATCCTTATTGGCTCGCGGCTGCAAACACAACAGGAGCAACAGGAGGAAAAATGATTTCCCCCCAAAACATCACAATAGCAACTACAACTGCAGGTCTTATTGGACAAGAAGGAAGACTACTATCAAAAACTATCTTATATGCTCTTTGTTACATTGTTATATCAGGGATACTAGTTTATTTTGTTATAAAATAA
- the pepD gene encoding beta-Ala-His dipeptidase, whose product MEHIVIDYFRRISQIPRCSKNIEGISDYIKNEARRFGYSFKEDRIGNIVVKIKANGTVDSEPIILQAHTDMVCEKNEAFVHDFKKDPINIIENDGYLSALGTTLGADNGIGVAMMLAVMSEANGFRHPELELLFTVDEEVGLIGAIGLDPALCSGKMLINLDGEEEGYFLVGCAGSRLVNVSLKPKYRVSKKSMGIEVLFTGLKGGHSGADIHIDLGNSLKLMFFALSELRSKIEFEVEYISGGDKSNAIPREAKALVLIEPEDYAFLEEELGAFNLKAKRMYTLERDFKIKLKKVDSSGVALEKMDQDKILNMGMAFLHGVQKVEDYENKLIRTSLNFASLLKLNDEYQFVFTIRSLLDVEKEYVFDHLRAISGLAGANFEAIYDYPSWNPTKDSKLLNHLKSVYKEMYLEDPRTMVIHAGLETGIISSKFGGIDSVTIGPWIEAPHTPRERVNIESTIRVYNFLKTGLENI is encoded by the coding sequence GTGGAACATATTGTAATTGATTATTTTAGGAGAATATCCCAAATACCTAGGTGTTCAAAGAATATAGAGGGGATTAGCGATTATATTAAAAATGAGGCTAGAAGGTTTGGCTATTCCTTTAAGGAAGATAGAATAGGTAATATTGTAGTCAAGATTAAGGCTAATGGTACTGTAGATTCAGAACCTATTATTCTCCAAGCTCACACGGACATGGTTTGTGAAAAAAACGAAGCCTTTGTTCATGATTTTAAGAAAGATCCTATCAATATAATTGAGAATGATGGATATTTGTCAGCATTGGGTACCACTCTTGGCGCTGATAATGGGATTGGAGTTGCTATGATGCTTGCTGTTATGAGTGAGGCTAATGGATTTAGGCATCCTGAATTAGAGCTTCTATTTACAGTTGATGAGGAGGTAGGGTTAATAGGGGCCATTGGGCTTGACCCTGCTCTATGTAGTGGAAAGATGTTAATTAATCTTGACGGAGAAGAAGAGGGTTATTTCTTGGTTGGATGTGCTGGTTCTCGCCTTGTTAATGTTAGTCTTAAACCTAAATATAGAGTAAGTAAAAAAAGTATGGGGATTGAGGTTCTGTTTACTGGGCTTAAAGGGGGGCATTCCGGGGCAGATATTCATATTGATTTAGGAAATTCTTTAAAGTTGATGTTTTTTGCTTTAAGTGAACTCAGATCAAAGATAGAGTTTGAGGTTGAATATATATCTGGAGGGGATAAAAGCAATGCAATTCCCAGGGAAGCAAAGGCTCTCGTATTAATTGAACCTGAGGATTATGCCTTTCTGGAAGAAGAATTGGGAGCGTTTAATCTTAAAGCAAAGAGAATGTATACTCTTGAGCGTGATTTCAAGATTAAGCTAAAGAAGGTTGATTCTTCAGGAGTTGCATTAGAAAAGATGGATCAGGATAAGATCTTAAATATGGGTATGGCCTTCTTACATGGGGTGCAAAAGGTTGAAGATTATGAAAATAAACTTATCAGAACCTCTTTAAATTTTGCTAGTTTGTTGAAATTAAATGATGAATATCAATTTGTATTTACAATAAGGTCGTTGTTGGATGTAGAGAAAGAGTATGTTTTTGATCATTTAAGGGCAATTAGTGGGCTTGCGGGAGCTAATTTTGAAGCAATTTATGATTATCCTTCTTGGAATCCGACTAAGGATAGTAAGCTTTTAAATCATCTTAAGAGTGTGTACAAAGAGATGTATTTAGAGGACCCCAGAACTATGGTAATTCATGCTGGTCTTGAGACTGGAATAATATCCTCAAAATTTGGAGGAATAGACTCGGTTACAATTGGCCCTTGGATTGAGGCGCCTCATACACCAAGAGAGAGAGTCAATATTGAATCAACTATTAGAGTTTATAATTTTTTAAAGACTGGTTTAGAGAATATTTAG
- a CDS encoding D-alanyl-D-alanine carboxypeptidase family protein gives MKIVSAMLQILILSGELFSIDLVEVERVAKDAKSVVLLDYDTKRVLYARRPNLIFPPASLTKLVTIYTALIEARKKNVDFKTIVPISEAASYYNAPPNSSLMFLEKGQRVNFEELLKGLAVSSGNDAAVAIAEFMAGGDLGGFVNLMNINVLNLGLLNMHFVDTSGYSDSNEITAIEMALFSGTYIEKFEFMLRIHSLESFIYPKPENLGDKSASNVLNLKQHNKNLLIYSYSYADGLKTGYIGKSGLNIVATAKRGEMRLISVILGVDKGIDNGGEKRRALIAEKLFEYGFNNYHKFSFIVKSKERVYNGETSTVDVSSRVPFRYVFSKDEVDRVRVDSRMRNLVAPLGGDDAVGKAEFFLDNDKLGELDLFSKRVRRLGFFNSFYKFVVSFFERE, from the coding sequence ATGAAAATTGTCTCGGCTATGCTACAGATTTTAATTTTATCCGGTGAGCTTTTTTCAATTGATTTGGTTGAGGTTGAAAGAGTCGCAAAGGACGCAAAGTCGGTTGTTCTTCTTGATTATGATACTAAGCGTGTTCTTTATGCGAGGAGACCCAATCTAATTTTCCCACCAGCATCTCTTACTAAACTTGTCACAATTTATACTGCTTTAATTGAGGCAAGGAAAAAGAATGTGGATTTTAAAACTATTGTGCCCATTAGTGAAGCTGCTTCGTATTATAATGCTCCACCAAATTCTTCTTTAATGTTTTTAGAAAAAGGACAGAGAGTGAATTTTGAGGAATTACTTAAAGGACTTGCGGTTTCCTCTGGAAATGATGCTGCTGTAGCTATTGCTGAGTTTATGGCGGGAGGGGATTTAGGCGGTTTTGTTAATTTAATGAACATTAATGTCCTAAACTTGGGTCTTTTGAATATGCATTTTGTTGATACATCAGGGTATAGCGACAGCAATGAAATTACAGCAATAGAAATGGCATTGTTTTCAGGAACTTACATAGAAAAATTTGAATTTATGCTGAGGATACATTCTCTTGAAAGTTTTATTTATCCAAAACCTGAAAATTTAGGAGATAAATCTGCTTCAAATGTGCTAAATCTGAAGCAACATAATAAAAATCTTTTAATATACAGTTATTCCTATGCTGATGGCCTTAAGACGGGTTATATTGGAAAATCGGGATTAAATATTGTTGCTACAGCTAAAAGGGGAGAAATGAGATTAATATCCGTAATTTTAGGTGTTGATAAGGGGATTGATAATGGGGGTGAGAAAAGGCGTGCTTTAATTGCTGAGAAATTATTTGAATATGGATTTAATAATTATCATAAATTTTCTTTCATTGTAAAATCAAAAGAAAGGGTCTATAATGGGGAGACGAGTACGGTCGATGTCTCGTCTAGGGTGCCTTTTAGGTATGTTTTTTCAAAAGATGAAGTTGATAGAGTGAGGGTTGACTCCCGCATGAGGAATTTGGTTGCTCCACTTGGTGGGGATGATGCGGTTGGAAAAGCTGAGTTTTTTTTGGATAATGATAAACTGGGTGAGTTAGATTTGTTCAGTAAGCGAGTTAGGAGATTGGGATTTTTTAATAGTTTTTATAAGTTTGTTGTGAGTTTTTTCGAAAGAGAGTAA
- a CDS encoding UvrD-helicase domain-containing protein yields MCLLERSLSDLTIIIFHAFALMFLNESQKGLDYRRDFNIYDENDKIGLTEEILIW; encoded by the coding sequence GTGTGTTTGTTAGAGCGGTCTCTTAGTGATCTTACCATTATTATTTTTCATGCATTTGCTCTTATGTTTTTAAATGAAAGTCAAAAAGGGTTAGATTATAGGAGAGATTTTAACATTTACGATGAGAATGACAAGATTGGCCTTACCGAAGAAATCTTAATTTGGTAG